One stretch of Filifactor alocis ATCC 35896 DNA includes these proteins:
- a CDS encoding L-threonylcarbamoyladenylate synthase, with product MKAKLYTIKDVHADDDKIKKASNIIQNGGLVIFPTETVYGLGADAFNPVASEKIYSAKGRPSDNPLILHISDLDMLNKIVKNVPEKANKLINQFWPGPLTIIFEKKDIVSDKITGGLNTVAVRMPSNPIALSFIRNANTPIAAPSANISGKPSITRWEDAVEEMGNRVDAILLSEPSEIGLESTIIDLTQDVPMILRVGKISKTEIEKAIGFTEIDKTIFGEKDIPKAPGMKYKHYSPNAEVFIASKENFVEKVKQKYKASPSCNTVIFTMNQNKSYFKDEKVYLLGETTLQAAKFFFHFLRKADKEGYDTIIMEDISFDEIGEAVMNRARKSAGNKYL from the coding sequence ATGAAGGCAAAATTGTATACAATAAAAGATGTGCATGCAGATGATGATAAAATAAAAAAAGCATCTAATATTATTCAAAATGGAGGACTTGTCATATTCCCTACAGAAACAGTATATGGACTGGGAGCAGATGCATTCAATCCGGTTGCATCAGAAAAAATATATTCCGCAAAGGGTCGTCCTTCAGACAATCCCTTAATTTTACACATATCAGATTTAGATATGTTGAACAAAATCGTAAAAAATGTTCCGGAAAAAGCCAACAAATTGATAAATCAATTTTGGCCCGGGCCACTTACCATTATCTTTGAAAAGAAAGATATTGTTTCTGATAAGATTACAGGAGGTTTAAATACGGTTGCAGTAAGAATGCCTTCAAATCCAATAGCTCTATCGTTTATTCGAAATGCAAACACGCCTATTGCCGCGCCATCCGCAAACATATCAGGAAAACCTTCGATTACTCGATGGGAAGATGCAGTTGAAGAAATGGGAAATCGTGTGGATGCAATCTTGTTGTCAGAGCCCAGCGAGATTGGTTTGGAATCAACAATTATCGATTTAACGCAAGATGTTCCTATGATTTTGAGAGTAGGAAAAATTAGCAAAACAGAGATTGAAAAAGCGATAGGATTTACCGAAATTGACAAAACTATTTTTGGAGAAAAAGATATTCCAAAAGCTCCGGGAATGAAATATAAACACTATAGTCCAAACGCGGAAGTGTTTATTGCTTCTAAAGAGAATTTTGTGGAAAAAGTAAAACAAAAATACAAAGCATCTCCTTCTTGTAATACTGTTATTTTTACAATGAATCAGAACAAATCTTATTTCAAGGATGAAAAAGTGTATCTTTTGGGAGAAACTACATTGCAAGCAGCAAAGTTTTTTTTTCATTTTTTAAGGAAAGCGGATAAAGAGGGTTATGATACGATTATTATGGAAGATATCTCTTTCGATGAAATTGGAGAAGCTGTGATGAATCGTGCTCGTAAGTCAGCCGGTAATAAATATTTATAA
- the rpiB gene encoding ribose 5-phosphate isomerase B, whose translation MRIALGSDHGGYRLKEAIKEHLTKKGHFVTDYGTDSIESVDYPDYAEKLCHGILNGEADRGILICGTGIGIAIAANKVKGIRCATVSDVFSAKKCVEHNNCQVMSLGERTIGFGLALELAEAFLTATFEGDRHQRRVDKIMEIENQK comes from the coding sequence ATGAGAATTGCTTTAGGTTCAGATCATGGAGGATACCGCTTGAAAGAGGCTATCAAAGAACACCTAACAAAGAAAGGTCACTTCGTTACAGACTATGGAACGGACAGTATAGAATCAGTTGATTATCCTGATTATGCAGAAAAACTTTGTCATGGAATTTTGAATGGAGAAGCTGACAGAGGTATTTTAATTTGTGGAACCGGGATTGGTATTGCAATAGCCGCAAACAAAGTCAAAGGAATTCGTTGTGCTACTGTATCAGATGTTTTTTCTGCAAAAAAATGTGTAGAACATAATAATTGTCAAGTTATGTCGCTTGGAGAAAGAACGATAGGATTCGGCTTAGCATTGGAATTGGCGGAAGCTTTTTTAACAGCAACATTTGAAGGAGACAGACATCAAAGACGAGTAGATAAGATTATGGAAATTGAAAATCAAAAATAA
- the upp gene encoding uracil phosphoribosyltransferase, with amino-acid sequence MSKGNVIVVNHPMVQHKLTILRDKKTGSKEFRELVKEIGMFMVYETTRDLPMQEIEIDTPICKTKSKVLAGKKLGVVPILRAGLGMMEGVLQLIPAAKVGHVGLYRDPKTLKPVEYYCKLPQDVEERELLLVDPMLATGGSASAAIELLKQKGAKSIKLVCIVGCPEGIEEVHKYHPEIDIYLASIDEKLNDHGYIVPGLGDAGDRIFGTK; translated from the coding sequence ATGTCTAAAGGAAATGTAATTGTAGTAAATCATCCTATGGTACAACACAAACTAACCATATTGAGAGACAAAAAAACAGGTTCTAAAGAATTTAGAGAGCTCGTAAAAGAAATCGGAATGTTTATGGTCTATGAAACAACACGAGATCTGCCTATGCAAGAGATTGAAATTGACACACCTATTTGCAAAACAAAGTCTAAAGTATTAGCAGGTAAAAAGTTAGGAGTAGTGCCCATTTTAAGAGCTGGATTAGGTATGATGGAAGGTGTTCTACAGTTGATTCCTGCTGCTAAGGTAGGGCATGTCGGATTATATAGAGATCCTAAAACACTAAAACCGGTAGAGTACTATTGTAAATTGCCACAAGATGTGGAAGAAAGAGAGTTGTTGTTAGTAGATCCTATGCTTGCAACGGGAGGCTCAGCAAGTGCAGCTATCGAACTTCTAAAACAAAAAGGCGCAAAATCTATCAAATTAGTTTGTATTGTAGGATGTCCTGAAGGGATAGAGGAAGTACACAAATATCATCCTGAAATTGATATTTATTTAGCATCTATTGACGAAAAACTAAATGATCATGGATACATTGTTCCCGGATTGGGAGATGCAGGGGATCGTATTTTTGGAACAAAATAA
- the rplU gene encoding 50S ribosomal protein L21, producing the protein MYAVVETGGKQYRVQEGDVIQVEKLAVNEGEVVSLDVIALGKDGKVFVGEELANVKVNAKVVSHGKGKKVIVFKYKPKKDYRRKQGHRQPYTELVIETVEG; encoded by the coding sequence ATGTACGCAGTTGTAGAAACAGGTGGAAAACAATACAGAGTGCAAGAAGGCGATGTAATCCAAGTTGAAAAATTAGCTGTAAACGAAGGTGAAGTAGTTTCTTTGGATGTGATTGCTCTTGGAAAAGATGGAAAAGTTTTCGTTGGAGAAGAACTTGCAAATGTAAAAGTAAATGCAAAAGTAGTTTCTCACGGAAAAGGAAAAAAAGTTATCGTTTTCAAATATAAACCTAAAAAGGATTATAGAAGAAAACAAGGACACAGACAACCATATACGGAATTAGTGATTGAAACTGTTGAAGGTTAG
- a CDS encoding ribosomal-processing cysteine protease Prp, translating to MTKISIIDNHVSKKLQISLEGHSGYADAGEDIVCSAISVLSQAIFNGITEVLKYDISYKVQDGYFYFEIPDSMLKQDSRVKALLDTFVLNLKDLEIQYKDYIKLCIEEVH from the coding sequence ATGACAAAAATTTCAATCATTGATAACCATGTATCTAAGAAATTACAAATTTCTTTAGAAGGACATTCAGGATATGCAGATGCCGGAGAGGATATTGTTTGTTCGGCAATTTCTGTTTTATCTCAGGCTATTTTCAATGGAATAACAGAAGTTCTTAAGTATGATATTTCATATAAAGTGCAAGACGGTTATTTTTATTTTGAGATTCCTGATAGCATGTTGAAACAAGACAGTCGAGTAAAAGCTTTGCTTGATACATTTGTTTTGAATTTGAAAGATTTGGAAATACAGTATAAAGACTATATTAAGCTATGTATAGAGGAGGTGCACTGA
- the rpmA gene encoding 50S ribosomal protein L27 encodes MLRINLQLFASKKGVGSSKNGRDSAAKRLGVKAGDGQLVTAGSILVRQRGTKIHPGTNVGIGGDDTLFAMVEGHVKFERKDKKRKQVSIIPA; translated from the coding sequence ATGCTTCGTATCAATCTTCAACTTTTTGCGAGTAAAAAAGGGGTAGGTTCTTCAAAGAACGGTAGAGACTCTGCTGCAAAAAGATTGGGCGTAAAGGCAGGAGATGGACAATTAGTGACAGCGGGATCTATTTTGGTTCGTCAAAGAGGAACTAAGATTCATCCGGGAACTAATGTTGGAATCGGTGGAGATGACACTTTGTTTGCAATGGTGGAAGGACATGTTAAGTTCGAAAGAAAAGACAAAAAGCGCAAACAAGTAAGTATTATTCCAGCGTAA
- a CDS encoding serine hydroxymethyltransferase, whose product MYNYYHLMKTDSDVYNILEGELQRQKQNLELIASENIVSKAVMEAMGSCFTNKYAEGYPFKRYYGGCEFIDKLEVLAIERAKKIFGAEHANVQPHSGSQANMGVYFAMLEYGDKVLGMDLSQGGHLTHGSPVNISGKYFQFFDYGVEKDTEKINYDVVLQRAKEVQPKLIVAGASAYSRELDFKKFREIADEVGAYLMVDMAHIAGLVAAGLHSNPCEYADFVTTTTHKTLRGPRGGLILCKEEYAAKIDKAIFPGIQGGPLEHIVAAKAVCFKEAMEPEFKNYQKQIILNAKALAGALEQKGYHLVSGGTDNHLILVSLIEKNMTGKEAETKLDEARITVNKNSIPFDPQNFFKTSGIRIGTAAVTTRGMKELEMEQIADAIDLVLTKDDIVSAKQIVEELTKKYPIYEEHDEKILHWGQNIWDKTRK is encoded by the coding sequence ATGTACAATTATTATCATTTAATGAAAACAGATTCAGATGTGTACAATATTTTGGAGGGAGAATTACAAAGACAGAAACAAAATTTGGAACTAATTGCTTCTGAAAATATTGTAAGTAAAGCGGTAATGGAAGCAATGGGCAGTTGTTTTACTAATAAATATGCAGAGGGCTATCCATTCAAACGATATTATGGTGGATGTGAATTTATCGATAAATTGGAAGTATTAGCCATTGAAAGAGCAAAAAAAATATTCGGAGCAGAGCATGCCAATGTTCAACCTCATTCAGGTTCGCAAGCAAATATGGGAGTTTACTTTGCTATGTTGGAATATGGAGATAAAGTGTTAGGTATGGATTTATCACAAGGAGGACATCTAACACACGGTTCGCCGGTAAATATTTCCGGAAAATATTTTCAATTCTTTGATTATGGGGTAGAGAAAGACACCGAAAAAATTAACTATGATGTTGTGCTACAGCGTGCAAAGGAAGTACAACCGAAACTGATTGTTGCAGGTGCAAGTGCATATTCCAGAGAATTGGATTTTAAGAAATTTAGAGAAATTGCAGATGAAGTAGGAGCATATCTTATGGTAGATATGGCACATATTGCAGGATTAGTTGCAGCAGGATTACATTCAAATCCTTGTGAATACGCCGACTTTGTGACTACGACAACGCATAAAACATTACGCGGTCCAAGAGGTGGGTTAATTTTGTGTAAAGAAGAATATGCTGCCAAAATAGACAAGGCGATTTTTCCGGGAATACAAGGCGGACCGTTGGAACATATTGTTGCTGCAAAGGCAGTTTGTTTCAAAGAAGCTATGGAACCTGAGTTTAAAAACTATCAAAAACAAATTATTTTGAATGCGAAGGCATTGGCAGGCGCTTTGGAACAAAAAGGTTATCATCTTGTATCCGGAGGAACTGACAACCATTTGATTCTTGTTAGTTTAATTGAAAAAAATATGACCGGGAAAGAAGCAGAAACAAAATTGGATGAGGCAAGAATTACTGTTAACAAAAATTCAATTCCGTTTGATCCTCAAAACTTCTTCAAAACATCCGGAATTCGTATCGGAACAGCCGCGGTAACAACGAGAGGAATGAAAGAGTTGGAAATGGAACAAATTGCAGATGCAATTGATTTGGTATTAACAAAAGATGATATCGTTTCTGCAAAACAAATTGTAGAAGAATTGACAAAAAAATACCCTATTTACGAAGAGCACGACGAAAAAATTCTTCATTGGGGACAAAATATTTGGGATAAAACAAGAAAATAA
- a CDS encoding pyridoxamine kinase: protein MTMNKLIKTVAAIHDLSGSGRGSLTTVIPILSSMGVRVCPMPTAILSATTEFEHYSFLDLTDYLPEYISNWEKNHITFDCIYSGFLGSSKQIEIVSNFIDTFKKEDTLVVIDPVLGDNGTLYETMDEQMVCLMKTLIKQAHIITPNFTEARYLLGESCNRNSSNKISFFEIKERLTELSDMGPEIVVITGVPDEDDRKTNTVAYDKKTNRFWKVSCQYIPASFPGTGDAYTSVMIGSLLQGDSLPIALERGVQFITQCIRTSYGFHYPHIEGVLLEKVLHLLNLPIISENYEEM, encoded by the coding sequence ATGACTATGAATAAATTGATAAAAACAGTAGCGGCAATCCATGATTTGTCGGGAAGCGGTCGTGGTTCTTTGACAACGGTTATTCCGATATTATCTTCTATGGGTGTTAGAGTTTGTCCTATGCCGACGGCTATTTTGTCAGCCACAACCGAATTTGAACATTATAGTTTTTTAGACCTTACTGATTATCTACCGGAATATATTTCCAATTGGGAAAAGAACCATATAACATTTGATTGTATCTATTCAGGATTTTTAGGTTCTTCAAAACAAATTGAAATTGTATCAAACTTCATAGACACTTTCAAAAAAGAAGATACATTGGTAGTGATTGATCCGGTTCTGGGTGACAACGGAACCTTGTACGAAACTATGGATGAACAAATGGTTTGTTTAATGAAAACATTGATAAAACAAGCACATATTATTACTCCTAATTTTACAGAAGCAAGATATTTACTGGGAGAGTCATGTAACCGGAATAGTTCTAACAAAATTTCTTTTTTTGAAATCAAAGAACGACTTACAGAACTGTCTGATATGGGTCCTGAAATTGTTGTTATAACAGGTGTTCCTGATGAAGACGATAGAAAAACGAACACAGTCGCCTATGATAAGAAGACAAATCGTTTTTGGAAAGTTTCCTGTCAATATATTCCTGCTTCTTTTCCCGGCACAGGAGATGCTTATACCAGTGTTATGATTGGAAGCTTGTTGCAAGGAGATAGCTTGCCCATTGCTTTAGAGAGGGGAGTGCAATTTATCACACAGTGTATTCGTACCAGTTATGGATTCCATTATCCTCATATTGAAGGTGTACTGTTAGAGAAAGTCTTACATTTGTTAAATCTTCCTATTATTTCGGAAAATTATGAAGAAATGTAA
- a CDS encoding GspE/PulE family protein: MKVGNILVKKGILKQEDIDYAKEVAVDRGISFKNALLQENMIDESQYLSAQAEEYGVEFVDLSTYAINNAACRYLSEKMVRKHHLIPIDINLSNKSLIVAMENPFDILAIDDAKISSGMNIEVMLASKKEIMNAIKNNYTSSEDVEKAIAEYNESDVSVDVFQEFESADVSNAPVVRLVKSIISDAVKSGTSDIHIEPFEDRVRVRNRIDGDLKEVLTLEKSVSSAMITRIKIIGRMDISEKRIPQDGRVETVVDDRPVDMRISILPTVYGEKAVIRLLDRGGLVVGKEQLGFTPKNLELFEKIIKAPEGMILLTGPTGSGKTTTLYAVLKELNNIKKNIITLEDPVEYRLDGVNQVQMNAKAGMTFASGLRSVLRQDPDVVMLGEIRDEETAQIAVRAAITGHVVLSTLHTNDTVSTISRLVDMGIESYMVTSAVVGVVAQRLIKKICPKCKEYYIPSMEEMILLGMEKPDYLCRGKGCNFCGGTGYSGRTAIHEILVIDKEVRTMVNRGEEADKIKNAARAKGMMTLSESAKQLVISGATTVEQMIRVAYSVDE; encoded by the coding sequence ATGAAAGTAGGAAATATTTTAGTAAAGAAAGGCATTTTGAAACAAGAAGATATAGATTATGCAAAAGAGGTTGCTGTCGATAGAGGTATCAGTTTCAAAAATGCTCTATTGCAGGAAAATATGATAGATGAGTCACAATATCTTTCTGCTCAAGCGGAAGAGTACGGTGTAGAGTTTGTAGATTTAAGTACTTATGCTATTAATAATGCAGCTTGTAGATATCTTTCCGAAAAAATGGTACGGAAACATCATTTGATACCGATAGATATTAATTTGTCAAACAAATCTTTAATTGTAGCAATGGAAAATCCGTTCGATATTTTGGCGATTGATGATGCAAAAATTTCTTCAGGCATGAATATTGAAGTGATGCTTGCTTCAAAGAAAGAAATTATGAACGCCATCAAAAATAATTATACATCTTCCGAAGATGTTGAAAAAGCGATTGCTGAATACAACGAATCTGATGTTAGTGTAGATGTATTTCAAGAGTTTGAGTCTGCCGATGTAAGCAATGCGCCCGTTGTTCGTTTGGTAAAGTCAATTATATCCGATGCTGTTAAGAGTGGAACAAGCGATATCCATATTGAACCTTTTGAGGATAGAGTTAGAGTACGAAATCGTATTGACGGAGATTTGAAAGAAGTGCTCACCTTAGAAAAAAGCGTATCCTCTGCCATGATTACTCGGATTAAAATTATCGGAAGAATGGACATCTCTGAAAAGAGAATCCCACAAGATGGTCGTGTAGAAACCGTTGTTGATGACAGACCGGTAGATATGCGTATCTCTATCCTGCCTACTGTATATGGCGAAAAAGCCGTTATTCGTCTTTTGGATAGAGGAGGTTTAGTTGTCGGGAAAGAGCAGTTGGGATTTACTCCGAAAAATTTGGAGTTATTTGAAAAAATCATCAAGGCTCCCGAAGGGATGATTCTGCTGACAGGACCGACCGGAAGCGGTAAGACAACAACGTTATATGCAGTTCTGAAAGAATTGAACAATATCAAGAAAAATATTATCACATTGGAAGATCCGGTAGAATATCGACTGGACGGGGTAAATCAAGTTCAAATGAATGCAAAAGCAGGAATGACTTTTGCAAGCGGGCTCCGTTCCGTTCTTCGTCAAGACCCTGACGTTGTTATGCTTGGAGAGATTCGTGACGAAGAAACAGCACAAATTGCAGTTCGTGCAGCTATCACGGGTCACGTAGTATTATCCACATTGCACACCAACGATACTGTAAGTACAATTTCCCGTTTGGTTGATATGGGTATTGAATCTTATATGGTAACTTCTGCAGTTGTAGGAGTTGTTGCGCAACGTTTAATTAAGAAAATATGTCCGAAATGTAAAGAGTATTATATCCCGAGTATGGAAGAAATGATATTGCTCGGAATGGAAAAACCGGATTATCTTTGTAGAGGAAAGGGATGTAACTTCTGTGGTGGAACCGGATATTCGGGAAGAACGGCAATTCACGAAATATTAGTAATAGACAAAGAAGTTCGTACCATGGTTAACCGTGGTGAAGAAGCGGACAAAATTAAGAATGCCGCAAGAGCAAAAGGAATGATGACCTTGAGTGAGTCCGCAAAACAATTGGTAATTTCCGGAGCGACTACTGTAGAACAAATGATAAGAGTAGCGTATAGTGTGGATGAATAA
- a CDS encoding type IV pilus twitching motility protein PilT gives MTLEPIIRESIRTGASDIHLSVGIPPVLRIHGKLEKVGNYSLTAEDTESLANELLNEEEMEFFEEEGEIDVAYTFLEVCRYRVNVYREQGNFCIALRTITSAIPKMEDLKLPPVFKEFCKKKRGLILVTGPTGSGKSTTLASMVGYINQIRKEHIILIEDPIEYVHTHGNSVINQRELGRDTKSFANALRASLREDPDVILVGEMRDLETISTAITAAETGHLVMSTLHTIGAAKTIDRIIDIFPPHQQLQVRSQLSSVLEAVISQQLLPIANNRGRVVGLEIMSSTPALRNLIREGKTHQIQNVIQTNYGIGMRTMDGSLVDLFRKGIITKETLFEYAVDKESVKGLLSK, from the coding sequence ATGACATTGGAACCTATTATCAGAGAAAGTATCCGAACAGGCGCTTCAGATATCCATCTTTCGGTCGGAATTCCTCCTGTTTTAAGGATTCACGGGAAGTTGGAAAAGGTAGGAAATTACAGTCTGACAGCAGAAGATACCGAAAGTTTGGCAAACGAACTTCTCAATGAAGAAGAAATGGAATTTTTTGAAGAAGAAGGTGAAATTGACGTTGCCTACACTTTTTTGGAAGTTTGTCGTTATCGGGTAAATGTTTACAGGGAACAGGGAAATTTCTGTATTGCACTTCGTACTATCACTTCTGCTATTCCTAAGATGGAGGATTTGAAACTTCCACCTGTGTTTAAGGAATTTTGCAAAAAGAAAAGAGGATTAATTTTGGTAACAGGACCGACCGGAAGCGGAAAATCGACCACTTTAGCATCCATGGTTGGATATATCAACCAAATTCGAAAAGAACATATTATCTTGATTGAAGATCCGATTGAGTATGTTCATACTCATGGAAACAGTGTCATCAATCAAAGAGAGCTCGGACGAGATACCAAGAGCTTCGCCAACGCACTTCGTGCATCACTTCGGGAAGATCCGGATGTTATTCTGGTAGGGGAAATGCGTGACTTAGAGACGATTTCGACAGCGATTACCGCTGCCGAAACAGGTCACTTGGTAATGTCCACCTTGCATACCATTGGAGCAGCGAAAACTATCGACCGTATTATTGATATTTTCCCGCCACACCAACAGTTGCAAGTTCGTTCACAATTGTCTTCTGTGCTTGAAGCCGTTATCTCACAACAATTGCTGCCAATTGCAAACAACAGAGGTCGAGTGGTAGGGTTGGAAATTATGTCTTCCACTCCGGCGCTACGCAATTTGATTCGTGAAGGAAAAACACATCAAATTCAAAATGTTATCCAAACAAATTACGGAATCGGTATGAGAACGATGGATGGTTCGTTAGTAGATTTGTTCAGAAAAGGAATTATCACAAAAGAAACACTTTTTGAATATGCAGTAGACAAAGAGTCCGTCAAAGGCTTATTGTCAAAATAA
- a CDS encoding IS30 family transposase: MEYNNTTANSRKNKHLNDFERGQIQLLHNKGYSAYKIAKELRRASNTIRNELKRGTVTQIKGIHDVQVYYPDTGKLVYEKNRKNCKKKFKALKCSKYLDFVKQKFNEEKWSLDAICGYAKLNKLYEGQRVCTKTLYNYVDIGLIGIKSIDLPLRVKRKPAKKRVKENKRKLGKSIEERPQEIETRKTFGNWEIDTVIPKKNKEEASLITITERKSRMELILKLNRRKASIVNETLKNTLNRLKEPQKIFRSITSDNGLEFAKLCELEKTYIGNIYYCHPNNPQERGTNEKHNSLIRRFLPKGKSLNDYEEEHYIKIMNWMNNLPRKILNYRTPIEVFIEELNNLGLLDDNEELVQFDIAI, translated from the coding sequence ATGGAATATAATAATACTACAGCAAATTCAAGAAAAAATAAACATTTAAACGATTTCGAAAGAGGACAAATTCAACTTCTGCATAATAAAGGATATTCAGCATACAAAATAGCAAAAGAACTTCGTAGAGCATCCAACACCATAAGAAATGAGTTAAAAAGAGGTACAGTAACTCAAATAAAAGGAATACATGATGTACAAGTATATTATCCGGATACAGGTAAGTTAGTATATGAGAAGAATCGAAAAAATTGCAAAAAGAAATTTAAAGCCTTGAAATGTAGCAAATATTTAGACTTTGTAAAGCAAAAGTTTAATGAAGAAAAATGGTCGTTAGATGCAATTTGTGGATATGCAAAGTTAAATAAGCTATATGAAGGTCAAAGAGTCTGCACCAAGACATTATACAATTATGTAGATATAGGTCTAATAGGAATAAAATCTATTGATTTGCCCTTAAGAGTGAAAAGAAAACCGGCTAAAAAACGAGTAAAAGAAAACAAAAGAAAACTTGGAAAAAGTATAGAAGAAAGACCGCAAGAAATAGAAACAAGAAAAACATTTGGAAATTGGGAAATAGATACAGTAATACCAAAGAAAAACAAAGAAGAAGCATCATTAATAACCATAACAGAAAGAAAAAGTCGAATGGAACTAATCTTAAAATTAAACAGAAGAAAAGCATCCATAGTAAATGAAACATTAAAGAACACATTGAACAGATTGAAGGAACCACAAAAAATATTTAGAAGCATAACAAGTGATAACGGCTTAGAGTTTGCGAAATTATGTGAACTTGAAAAAACATATATAGGAAACATCTATTACTGTCATCCCAATAATCCCCAGGAAAGAGGAACAAATGAAAAGCACAATAGCCTAATCAGAAGATTTCTACCGAAAGGAAAATCATTAAATGATTATGAAGAAGAACACTATATAAAGATAATGAATTGGATGAACAATTTGCCAAGAAAAATCCTAAATTACCGCACTCCTATAGAAGTTTTTATAGAAGAACTAAATAACTTAGGACTTTTAGATGATAATGAGGAATTAGTTCAATTTGATATTGCAATTTAA
- a CDS encoding type II secretion system F family protein produces MIFYGIFLVHFHFTINRKLNLKDVISFCRQESIMLKSGMDLNRSLDVLAKQSKSKKLKKNLFHLSDSVKKGTELSKSMENQGNAFPYLLKRTVQAGEMSGQMAEIIEKMAVHYEKDMKLRRKIRGAMMYPIILAFIVVAAVAILLTQVMPNFVKMFEGADMELPALTRFVMNLSDLLVHNWIWILLVLFAIVFLIRVALKQKEIRISWDKIKLKLPLIGPNVSKIATARFTRTLSTMLYSGIPMIQALRAAGETTGNKFVESKIEETVEGIEKGMGMTAQLAATNIFPPMMLSMIGIGEESGRLDEMLEKTAEYYDEEMEAALEALVTMLEPLLIVIMGVVIGTIVIAMYLPMFDVINTIQ; encoded by the coding sequence GTGATTTTCTATGGAATTTTTTTAGTTCATTTTCATTTTACAATTAACCGAAAGTTAAATTTGAAAGATGTTATTTCATTTTGTCGACAGGAGTCAATTATGTTGAAATCAGGAATGGATTTAAATCGTTCTTTGGATGTACTGGCAAAACAATCTAAAAGCAAAAAATTAAAAAAGAATCTTTTTCATCTTTCGGATTCTGTAAAAAAAGGAACGGAGCTTTCAAAATCTATGGAAAACCAGGGCAATGCCTTTCCATACCTTCTAAAAAGAACTGTTCAAGCCGGAGAAATGTCAGGGCAGATGGCAGAAATTATTGAAAAAATGGCAGTCCATTACGAAAAAGATATGAAACTTCGTCGCAAAATCAGAGGAGCAATGATGTATCCTATCATCTTAGCATTTATCGTTGTAGCGGCGGTAGCTATCCTGTTAACACAGGTAATGCCGAATTTTGTTAAGATGTTTGAAGGTGCAGATATGGAATTACCTGCATTGACGAGATTTGTAATGAATTTAAGTGATTTGTTGGTGCACAATTGGATTTGGATTCTTCTCGTTCTGTTTGCAATTGTCTTTTTGATTAGGGTCGCACTGAAACAAAAAGAAATTCGTATTTCATGGGACAAAATCAAATTGAAACTTCCGCTTATCGGTCCGAATGTCAGTAAAATTGCAACCGCAAGATTTACCCGTACATTGTCCACGATGCTTTATAGCGGGATTCCGATGATACAAGCGCTAAGAGCTGCTGGAGAAACAACGGGTAACAAATTCGTAGAATCCAAAATTGAAGAGACGGTAGAAGGAATTGAAAAAGGGATGGGAATGACCGCGCAGCTTGCAGCTACGAATATCTTTCCACCTATGATGCTCTCTATGATAGGAATCGGAGAAGAATCGGGGAGATTGGATGAAATGCTGGAAAAGACAGCAGAATACTATGATGAGGAGATGGAAGCGGCATTAGAAGCTCTCGTTACCATGTTAGAACCTTTGTTAATTGTAATTATGGGAGTAGTAATCGGTACAATTGTTATTGCGATGTATCTTCCGATGTTTGATGTTATTAATACAATACAATAA
- a CDS encoding prepilin-type N-terminal cleavage/methylation domain-containing protein translates to MKLNKKRKGFTLVELIVVVVILGILMGLGAVRYADTRKSANTSVLQTNYKTCISVINLEMAKKQGVLPSKDDGMKAIRAAGIVDGQPVGSKYVYDGKKLTVTTTSPNEYSSPLPTLEYDFTN, encoded by the coding sequence ATGAAACTAAACAAAAAAAGAAAAGGATTTACTCTTGTAGAGTTAATCGTAGTAGTTGTTATTTTAGGAATCTTAATGGGTCTTGGAGCAGTTAGATATGCTGATACCAGAAAAAGTGCAAATACAAGTGTATTGCAAACAAACTACAAAACCTGCATATCTGTTATTAACCTGGAAATGGCAAAAAAACAAGGAGTACTACCAAGCAAGGATGATGGAATGAAAGCTATTAGAGCTGCCGGTATTGTAGATGGGCAACCTGTAGGGTCAAAGTATGTGTATGACGGTAAGAAACTTACGGTAACCACTACTTCTCCAAATGAATACTCAAGTCCTTTGCCAACGTTAGAATACGATTTTACTAATTAA